A stretch of DNA from Arachis hypogaea cultivar Tifrunner chromosome 19, arahy.Tifrunner.gnm2.J5K5, whole genome shotgun sequence:
GGTGGTGGCTCCGATCTGGGGTTTGGGCGGCGGGGTTAGGTTTCCATGGAGGGAGCCGGGGAAGGGAGGGACTCGCGCAGCTGTGCCTGACTGCCTGTAAGTGTAACGCGTTTGGGGGGGGGTGGGGGTATGGGGGGTAGGGTTGGGGTAGTTttaattttagggttttctgaagaaccggttcggttcggttcggttagggTTTTGGTGGCaagaaccgaaaaccgaaccgaaccgcaaaAAAACCGCAAAACAtcattttttcagttttttcggtttttgatTAATTCGGTTTTTGGTTTTTTCGGTTCGGTCCATCGGTTTAGTTCGgtccggatcggttttgaacacccctaattgTTGTCACAATTTTTCCTCCTACTACGTCAAACCTTActaatgaaaaatatataaagaaaatactTGAAGGGGGGAGGGGAAAttgaatttaataatattttttaggatcctgctagggagacaatggactatttgtacaatgtgtacaatgggttattgagttacaaaatgaacatctcctGTACTAtgtagaataaccatccgagtattttggggttcaccaaggctcaaactcttgacctttcgaatctagcgctctaataccatgcatgtagggctggaagtgagccaAGCTGAGCTGAGCTAggccaagctcaagctcggctcacgaaaattgagcttggctcacggctcggctcattaacaatcgagcttatttcttaagctcaagctcgactcaccaaaagctcacgagctggctcgagctcacgagctggctcaaataagagaaacatagatacataatctataattttatatcaataaattataatttatatatttttaaaaatatttgaaaagatcaattttatatattgtttatctatcaataaattataaattttttatttatgtcctatattaaaattatatgtaaaaaataaatataaatattaaataattaagattgttataatatatatataatcgagccagctcacgagctaacgagctgagcttatccaagctcaagctcgactcatttaatttatgagctcaattttaggctcaagcttggctcaccagctcacgagcttagcttatcgagctattaacgagtcgagttcgagctggcttgactcacttccagccctacatgcatgataccactcatcccaaaagcttaagctgatgggaaaaggtaacactaatgattatatctctaatactctctaaactttcattgttcacattgtataaatatttcattggctcctcatactttttctattttttattaaaaaattataataagtttcacatatatttgttagtaaattatgtaaaaatatatattttttaaaatgtatcacttttattatataaaaaaagatactttttaaaaaaacatatataatttactagcaaatatataattataaaaagcaactaagtattatattatttatataatatattcttATTATACATTACTATAAAAATAGTcaccaaaaatattattataaaaatataacaagGGTCTTAAATAAATACTAACTCTTTGTTGAATAATAAGTACTATAAATAACATTTCGTCAGATCTGTGGTTGAACATGGTATTCCTACAAATTTGAAGTAATGGTAATCAGATGAACAGGTCTCAATCGGTGGATATAGTGGCAGCGGTGAACAAATAGAATTTGTATCAAAAGACCAAATGCTAGCACCATTACAACTTGAAGATTACTCCAATAAATAAATCATCATATAAAGATGATATTGTAAAGTGTGGATagtttaataaatttaactaaattatctaacaatttataatacttttttttgttttttggttgagctctatttaagggtttgccgctagctaatgggttgctgcatgcacaaagtGGGATTTGaaccccgacacttgcttaaacgGACTAGTGagttaaccactagaccaacccaacttggttcaATTTATAATACTATTTTCACATAAATATGTCTTCGTTAACCgaaagaagttttttttttttggtataaatGAAAGAAACATCAGTTTGGCAACAAAATACCCTAAAACATTACGCAAtggtgaaaatttgatttaaaaacaagcccaaatccaacttggtgcctcagaaaaaaaaaaagttgaccaCAAATTTTGCAAAACGTACTTCATACAATGAATGTCTTCTAATTCTATCCCAACTACTACCAAATTATGTTTATACCATCTCTTCTTGAACTTTCAGATTGTCTAATTTTGACCATATATTTATAGCACAATTATGGTGGCCAAGTAGAACATGAAAGGCATGAAATTAATATTAGACCTAACCCCGAATGTTAACATCAACGACCACACTTCTATTTTAAGTCATTCGACAACAAATTTGACTCCCATGAATGAACAAACTCACAACCTAACTAGCCACTATAATCCCAGGAATAACAAAATATTTGAGTAGCCttcatttctttctcttttttcttttttttttttcgccggTTACATGAATTAGCCTTCTTTGCTAGCTCAAAACCAACGGAAATTTCCAGCAATTCAAAAAATCCCCCAATTTCTCTTCCTTTATCATAAAACGGAAACTATGTTTCATGAGCAAACTAGTAATCATTAAGTGTATATGTAATTTTTCACACACAGCTGGTTTGAAAACCTATGAATTAgaatttattcaaaaattaaatttttttttactttacaacaaataaaaaagaataatttaaattcttttaagaatttcaattttcactTTTTTTCATTTACAACTCggacaaaaaaaaatccaattttaaaatcaattatcACAGCAAACAAGTTCAATAtatcaaaagtaaaaaatattcctatttatatattttaataataaatagatgtttaataaaataattttgctaaagataaaattaaagaaaaaaaattaactcaTATAAGAATTATTCCAAACTaaagaattaaattttattttattaatatgataaAATCATTTTAAACCATAGAATTGAatctcaaataaaaataaatactactcttaaaagaaaatagaattcttTTCTCACGTTCATAGTTTCTAACCAAACCCATAACCAAACCCATAGAACTTATGTATGAAAGTTCTCATTCCGGGTATAACTCCTAACCAACAAACCCTAGACATGTAATTTTATCAAAAGTAACATCATAAGCTAGGTACTAGGTAGCAATCATGCAGCCGAAAAAAGAACCAAATACATCTAAGATACTTCAGCACAGAGACTAACTAAAGGAAAAAACGTGTGTAATGATGAAGTGTAAAAGCGTTCTTTACGAAAGTTAATCATATGTTTACAACTTATCAAATGATACATGCATGAAGTCATGAACGAAGAtagaaataaattaattgatCTCCAATTACAAGCTACGAAATGTGCTGACACTTTAAGTAACACAAGCAACTAGCAATCGTGTTAGGTCTCATGGTTTCATTGATTTTAAAGATTAATGATAATTGATGAGGCTAACAAATATCTCACATAGAAGTACTTCAGATAAGGCAggttaatcatatatatatatagaaacatCAAATGAACAGAACACAGCTAAACTCCTATTCCTAAACTACACATCTGAAACATTCAATAGAGTTTTAATtgaacataatcaatcaatattcAATATAAGTGACAGATAACTTTCCATCAAAAGAATACCATCTAGAAATAGATAACTATATATTTATAGCAATCTTAACAAGTACAAACAAGCTCAATCCAAAGTGCAAATTTGCCAACAACCTTGACACATAAATAAATAACACTATTTCCACTACACTTTAAGATTGAACTATTCCTATTTACGGGGAAGATATCCCTCTCTATAGATTGTGATAAAACCAAAACAAAAGGTGGTTGCTTTGGAGTGAGCATAACGTTATCAAACATCAATTTGAAGCTACAACAGGATTACTGATTATCACACCATTCATAACATCAAATCAAACACTTCAAACCACAAGCTACAAAGGACAAACTTGACATCAAAACTGAGAGAAACAAAGAATATCAAAGCTTTGTCATTGTTAATCCTTCAAAGGTTCCTAACACTATTGTACATTGAGCATGttagagaaaatatttaaaaaaaaaaaaaaaagaaactacaTAGTAAAAAGGAgtgaaactttaaaacataaaaaaaaaaaaggaagcccCATCAAACTAACATTACCACTATACAGAGTAACACCTAGGGGCCGCCAATGAGAGAATCATCAATGcacaaattttttccatttttttaaaatcttccCAAATATCATTCCTCAGATTCATATCTTTGAATTCAAGCCACCAATGCTTTTTCTCTTTCCAAAATCTGATGCACTTGCTAATCTCAGTCCCAACCCCAAATTTATAATGCAGCCACTAAAGAATTTAAAGCCTCAAAACCCACCAAATTAAAACGAATCGATGATTGATGatatggaaaaaacaaaatctttttgtttcaagAATAATTCTCATATCTGTCATTTCCCTTAAGAAGCTGGTTTCTCTGGAACACCAAGAAACTAACCATGGCAATCTGCATAACCGCCACAATTCCTACAAACAAGAGCCCAACTTTCTTCCCCGTGTTCATTCCGCTTTGCTGTCGAGACGGAGGCGGCGGAGGGATCCAGTAGCGGTGATAATCGCGCGGCGGAGATCCCAGCTCGCTCGCTTGCGCATCGGACGGTGTTGGCGGCGATTCGAGGGGCGGAGGAGGGGACCTATGGGCCGAATGCTTTGGCGGCGGTGAACGACGGTGGTGAGGTGGCGGAGGTGGGGGTGGCGATTCGGGAGGCGGaggtggtggaggtggaggtggaggtggaggtggtggtggcggtggcgCCGGAGATGCTAATCTATCAATGTGCACAACTGTTATCTCTGATTGAACAACAAAGGCATAGAAAGAAAGTGTAAGAGCAAAGATCAAAAAACCCAAGGTTGAAAACGTCGAATCCATGGAACAAAGATCAAAGGGTTCTTCAAATTTTCGATTAGGGTTTCTTCCAGTTCCAAAGAGGGTTTTTTCCGCATCTAACCCTCTTTATTATTTCTTGATTTATTTGTATCTCTTCCTTTCCCTTTGAATCTGCGACCGCCTAATCGAATTGGGTCGGTCTCAAAATCGTTCCTTTCTTTGTTGTTCAGCTTGGCATGAAGTTGGTAACCCCATATCTAGGGTTTTCAATGTTTGTTGAGCCGCCCCCAAGAAAGAAATTATTAAAACGAATAAATGTGGGTCCTTTTTTGGAGTAACTGGTGTGGAGGAATGTGAGGAAAGGAATCAATGATAGATTTTGGACCCCTTTGGATTGAGAAATCCGTTTGGGTTCTCTCTCTTTCGCACCTTCTAAGAAAATGGGGAGGAAGAAATTGCAgatgcagagagagagagagagagtaacgcGGGTCTCAACGGTTGGCCTAATTTGGAGTAGTGATGAGGTTGGAAGATGGAATCTTCGGACCTGTCATGAGTCACAAAGACGCGCAGCGGTGTCAAGAGAGAGAAACAGACATGGAGGGAGAGATTTGTGACGTGGCAAAAATGGTGGGCCATTTGAATGGGTGACGGTCTGAGGGACTTGTTTGATTGTGTGGGACAGAATTTGGGATTGTGCTCGCTTGCTCATATGGTTGAtggatttttttcttaaataaaataaataaataaatatttttttaaacaagatttttttttattttgattttttgaatacgatttttttttttgtatttagagCAAGTATATCGCATTTCCGACAAATTTTATAttgagtttttaaaataaaagcatGACTGCTGAAGAACGAAGCTCAGAACCACAATTTCATTCTCTACTTTCATTCTCATTTTTGACATTTTTTCTCTACAATATCAATGAATCTATTGTTATCCATTCATTATGATGGTAAAATAGTGTATAATGAATAAGGTTCTATCATTTTTAGGTCTGGGCAACCGATAATTACCTATATGACACCAGAAGTCAACAGTCTAACAGCGTTAAAGAATTTGATATTGCATTTCGTCGGACAGCCACAGACaaaaatggtgaaaaaatttACTACAGATATCCGACCGAAGTAGATGACAGTTTGTTTTATAAAAGGTATATCACAGTTGTCTTGGCTCTGTTGTTAGTATATTTATTAGACCACGGTTGTAAGAAATATTTCTGTTATTTTGAATTAGGTATCGGTTACGTGACGACGAGGACGTACGTCTTATAAGGTCGTGGCACAATCGATGGACAAATGTTCATCTGTTAGAATTATTCGTGTTCCTCGTTGAGTTGGGTGGACGAGGATCATCTGCAGATACTATCGATGATAGTCCGTTGAGTGGAGCTGTTAGATGAAATATTAGAAGGACGGTGGTCGATCTAAATATGGCAGCTGAAGGTAGTCAAGAGGGGTCTAAAGTTGAAGTTTGTAATGCTGACATGATGGAAGATGATGTTAAAAGTCATGAGGGTTCTGCTATCAGGGATCTGATGATGGATCAGTATGAAGTTAATCCCGATGACGGAGACAATGCTGATGATGAACCAACAAAATTCCTGATGATGGTGacaaggaagaagagatgaaCTACTACGGTGACACACAAATCGCTTTGACACAGCTGATGGAGAAAAAATgccggtaaagattttcacaaaaatatcgcgttgcaagtatagttctaaaccgacaattaaacctcaatcaacgtttagattgtttgtcacttaagcaaacctaataaaattaaccgaagtatttaaatttcgggtcgtctctcaagaaattgtagggaagtatgtttattattggctatggaaaaatatatttttggggtttgtaataagaaacaagaaagtaaaatcgcaagaaaataaactaataactaagaaagctcttagcaaggaaagagaattagaagtcctatcctcattatcatcgtcaattgtaatggtaaatgtaaattgctttcacttagttatcctctaacaaatgaaggaaagtcaagcgagCAAAAtcgacttaagttcacaagtcctaatcaaaggcTAGATTTAGTAAGGCTCAAgacaactagcaactttcaatcaccaatcaacaaaagaattttgataattcaagagtctctaattaatcaatctaagtcaagaacataaaaatctaaattaaaatccacccaaatattttatcaaacatatggaaggcataaaataaaaacataaaaaattgacAAGACATAGGAAATTCAAAGACtaaccaaagcaagaaaataacaataacaaagcaattgaacaataagaaacataaaacataaattgcattaatgaaattgagagtaacacatgaactcataaactaaattagcaaaataaaggaatcaataagggaagtagataactaaagtgctagaacaaataaaagtaagagaaaactaaattaaaatgagactgaaacctaaatctaaggagaaattggaagaagaaactctaaacctagagagaggagagagcctctccctcTAGAATTCTACGTCTAAAACCTAaaatgtgaatgaatgaatgattgattgATTTTCTGATTCGTCccactctgcagcttctaatcttcattttcggacttgaaactgggccaaaaacagcccaaaaatcgcccccagcattttctcgTAACTAAGGCACGTGACActcgtcacgtgtacgcgtcattgaACTTTGCGCctggccacgcatacgcgtcatccacgcgtgcgcgtcgctaccagattctaaaatctttaattccttgtgttccttccacttttgcatgcttcttttccatcctctaagccattcatgccctataaaacctgaaaacacttaacacacgtatAACGGCATtgaatagtaataagagaggattaaaattagcaattttaaggccaaagaagcatgttttcaatcatagcacaaaattagaaggaaaacttaaaaacatgcaatttatatagATAAGTGGGAGAATAATTGacaaaaatccactcaattcaatacaaaataaaccataaaattgtggtttatcaacagCCTGCCATTTCTCGACCATATGACTATCCGAATCACTTCTCCAAATTGAATCTCAATGCAATGAGCTTGGATTGGTCATTTACCCAGGGAGGCCCCGAAGAGGATCCAAGCAATGAGTTCGAGATTGGACAATAATTTCAGAACAAGGAAGAAGTCATGTTGGCAGTTAAGAGGTACAGCATCAGGAGGGATGCGGAGTATAAAATAGTagagagtgaccagttgaggtaTAATGTACAGTGTATCCAGTTTGGGCCCCATTGTTCTTGGAGCATACTCATATCATATTACCGAAAGCAAGAAAAAATGGGAGGTTAGGAGATACACTAGTCCTCATACTTGCATGCAAATATCGATGGGGCAACACCATCATAGGTTGGATTCAAAGGTGATTGCTCAACACATTTTTACAATGGTCAAAGCAGATACAACAATCAACATTAGGTTTCTACAAGGAGGTGTGGAGAATCACTTCGGTTAAAGGTGTCCTACGGAAATGTTTGGCTTTCGAAATAGAGAGTCATTGCTAGAATATATGGCAATTAGGAAGAGTCATACAACGAGCTTCCTCGTTGGTTATTTGCTATGCAGATGTACTATATGTGCTAACTGTTGATGGGTCTTTAGGTACTTGGGTGCAACTCGTGACACAACCT
This window harbors:
- the LOC112776986 gene encoding uncharacterized protein, with amino-acid sequence MDSTFSTLGFLIFALTLSFYAFVVQSEITVVHIDRLASPAPPPPPPPPPPPPPPPPPPESPPPPPPPHHRRSPPPKHSAHRSPPPPLESPPTPSDAQASELGSPPRDYHRYWIPPPPPSRQQSGMNTGKKVGLLFVGIVAVMQIAMVSFLVFQRNQLLKGNDRYENYS